The following proteins are encoded in a genomic region of Neovison vison isolate M4711 chromosome 12, ASM_NN_V1, whole genome shotgun sequence:
- the JCAD gene encoding junctional protein associated with coronary artery disease: protein MYSVEDLLISHGYKVSRSIPAPPGDERKGRRQARSHARAGQDLPNGCDNGRAALPRSKPSQGKGHASTSENSHHTPRAHGEPQSASAPRAPELGFHHQPALRGSSQPQPAPHHTYRRRRGEEVSGVLGPRDREDLEDRGMAQAHSLPVPMRESPWEVGGRTENVTKKAVWEEELRVEGPAKWQNISLESWNQPRKLGRQMSDGDGEKLFQDLYPFLQGGRALNSQSKGKSQSLPRVLSPESLSCMDIPIPLNDGHFPGVPKMPFYPPNCAPNLESTRNPEKSASSAPLPRPKFGRPLKPPSYSTHQHTRVAVEQSDSPDSQQADLCISYLSRTHEPRLEPGASDSGLEPPVYVPPPSYRSPPQHISNPYGDDPAPRPVCGGPRQQLAPMELAGSGCQVRPSSPRAGSTYGVGPRSPRSSPRPPRPTTTYDSSVLYIPFDDPRIRHFKLSHPQGFCQETRVEEKSYSSRPSTVPTAASGRRQHDGAILSSQMATALPGSVSGSITAEPSPQWPWGQLPRDVENGGFPDHRDHGATRGQWPAVGRGQRGHTEGPASSPSPQGESTWETRTKLKKFETGIQTKKSSKKKMNETIFCLVSIPVKSESHLPDTDTNNNDLKQGSEKKNGLDKTAALQEQSLLSLSSTDLELQALTGSMAGRTEFQKQDLGEPEEGKQTDDLRFIPPAKHRDLKYSGSWPGHQYRDQQTQTTFTEDSKSPQHPPAEKPGGSPKAVLTPRFSDPVASDAHVPVALASRDQNQGPKAPALKGQMSLSPSSNSAFSRTMSCTHQAPAQGQDDVDGRGRGTSPRPRGEVVKGATTGPCNSKQPFGQFLLKPVSRRPWDLISQLESFNKELQEEEDSSQSSSGSRSGDSDTEGPCEVHADVPNKTWGFGEDSRAWRAEEPRRRPMLDEPGARTGRVKSKSESWSDEQKPSWSPAPPLSPGPATVGGSRGAASLWVHRSLGVEEGHQEVEHRANKLADSPGPLHGGTSSRSSDTKPVPSSDPAELWPPQGGEELPAVSISAELSAAAPRKAGAGGERSPPPQLSLASKPRGLSAPDLRSVGLPPTREQSAQKLDGFLGEASAIEIPPNESLQARAARILGIEVAVESLLPGTRRTGQNQHPEPDGRALGPEATREESVSSSVPPDDPPLSTDAFYGRRKCGWTKSPLFVGERDSARWAPLASEYSSMDRTVPSEAPSPEPQPSPQEPQPFNHKDVGTKPPFRSTLFHFVERTPSVPGSEKRLRSTSKVIESLQEKLASPPRRADPDRLMRMKEVNSVSRMRLLSSRSADSVDEAEDLKAERGPRVPPGGPVSLKAGNSPPVSSGGSPLEEDGHPSAQREEKDVLQDFWCPDSYDPSRVERV, encoded by the exons ATGTACAGCGTAGAAGACCTCCTGATTTCTCACGGGTACAAGGTGTCACGGAGCATCCCTGCGCCCCCCGGGGATGAGCGCAAGGGCCGCCGGCAAGCCAGGAGCCACGCCAGAGCTGGCCAGGACCTGCCCAACGGGTGCGACAACGGCCGGGCCGCCCTCCCACGCAGCAAGCCGTCCCAGGGGAAGGGCCACGCGAGCACCTCAGAGAACAGCCACCACACTCCCAGAGCCCATGGAGAGCCCCAGAGCGCTTCAGCTCCCAGAGCTCCTGAGCTGGG gTTTCATCATCAGCCCGCGCTAAGGGGGTCCTCTCAGccccagcctgctccccaccacaCCTACCGGagaagaaggggagaggaggtCAGTGGCGTGCTGGGGCCAAGGGACCGAGAAGATCTGGAGGACAGAGGAATGGCCCAGGCGCACAGTCTGCCCGTCCCCATGAGGGAGAGTCCGTGGGAAGttggaggaaggacagagaacGTGACGAAGAAGGCGGTTTGGGAAGAAGAGCTAAGAGTGGAGGGACCTGCCAAGTGGCAGAATATCAGCCTTGAGAGCTGGAATCAGCCAAGGAAATTAGGGCGGCAGATGTCTGATGGTGACGGGGAGAAATTGTTTCAAGATCTGTACCCATTCCTGCAAGGAGGGCGAGCCCTGAATTCCCAGAGCAAAGGGAAGTCCCAGTCCCTGCCCAGGGTTCTTTCGCCCGAGAGCCTGAGTTGCATGGACATTCCCATTCCGTTAAACGATGGGCATTTTCCAGGTGTTCCTAAAATGCCATTTTATCCCCCAAATTGTGCACCAAATTTGGAATCCACAAGGAACCCCGAGAAGAGCGCCTCCTCGGCCCCTTTACCCCGGCCTAAGTTCGGGCGGCCCCTCAAGCCCCCCTCCTACAGCACTCACCAGCACACGCGGGTGGCAGTGGAGCAGAGCGACTCTCCGGACAGTCAGCAGGCAGACCTGTGCATCTCCTACTTGAGCAGGACTCACGAGCCCCGGCTGGAGCCGGGTGCGTCCGACTCCGGCTTGGAGCCGCCCGTGTACGTGCCTCCGCCGTCCTACCGGTCGCCGCCCCAGCACATCTCCAACCCTTACGGGGACGACCCAGCCCCCCGGCCCGTGTGTGGTGGTCCCCGTCAGCAGCTGGCCCCGATGGAGCTGGCCGGCTCTGGTTGTCAGGTTCGTCCCAGTTCCCCGCGAGCCGGGAGCACGTATGGGGTGGGCCCACGCTCGCCCCGCAGCTCCCCTCGGCCGCCCCGGCCCACCACCACTTACGACAGCTCTGTTCTGTACATTCCCTTTGACGACCCGCGGATCCGACACTTTAAACTCTCCCACCCCCAGGGTTTCTGTCAGGAAACAAGGGTTGAGGAGAAGTCCTACAGCTCCCGTCCCAGCACGGTCCCCACAGCTGCGTCCGGACGCCGTCAGCACGACGGTGCCATCCTGAGCTCACAGATGGCGACGGCCCTGCCGGGCAGCGTGAGCGGCTCCATCACCGCCGAGCCCAGTCCCCAGTGGCCGTGGGGCCAGCTCCCCAGGGATGTGGAGAACGGCGGCTTTCCTGACCACAGAGACCACGGCGCCACAAGAGGACAGTGGCCTGCTGTGGGCCGCGGCCAGCGTGGACACACAGAaggcccagcctcctccccaagCCCACAGGGCGAGAGTACCTGGGAAACTCGAACCAAGCTCAAGAAGTTTGAAACTGGGATTCAGACCAagaaaagttcaaagaaaaaaatgaacgaGACGatattttgtttggtttccaTCCCAGTTAAATCCGAATCACATCTGCCAGATACAGATACGAACAACAATGACTTAAAACAGGGCAGCGAGAAAAAGAATGGGCTCGATAAGACCGCGGCTTTGCAAGAACAGAGTCTGCTGAGCCTGTCTTCCACCGACCTGGAGCTACAGGCTCTCACAGGAAGCATGGCTGGGAGAACAGAGTTCCAGAAACAAGATCTGGGGGAACCAGAAGAAGGCAAACAAACAGATGACCTCAGATTCATTCCCCCTGCAAAACACAGAGACCTCAAGTATTCTGGCTCATGGCCAGGGCACCAGTACCGAGATCAGCAAACACAAACCACTTTCACCGAGGACTCCAAAAGCCCACAACACCCCCCTGCCGAGAAGCCGGGAGGGTCCCCCAAAGCCGTACTGACTCCCAGATTTTCAGACCCCGTGGCCTCTGATGCTCACGTGCCCGTGGCATTAGCTTCCAGAGACCAGAACCAGGGGCCAAAGGCCCCTGCCCTCAAAGGTCAGATGTCCCTGAGCCCCTCCAGCAATAGCGCTTTCTCGAGAACTATGTCCTGCACACACCAAGCACCCGCTCAGGGTCAGGACGACGTGGACGGCCGCGGCCGCGGCACCAGCCCCAGGCCCCGGGGCGAGGTGGTGAAGGGGGCGACCACGGGCCCCTGCAACAGCAAGCAGCCGTTCGGGCAGTTTCTCCTGAAGCCGGTGAGCCGGCGCCCCTGGGACTTGATCAGCCAGCTAGAGAGTTTTAACAAGGAGcttcaggaggaggaggacagcagTCAGAGCAGCAGTGGCAGTCGCAGTGGGGACAGTGACACAGAGGGGCCGTGCGAAGTCCACGCTGATGTCCCGAACAAGACGTGGGGCTTCGGTGAAGACAGCCGGGCCTGGAGAGCTGAGGAGCCCCGAAGGAGGCCGATGCTGGACGAGCCCGGGGCCCGGACGGGGAGAGTGAAGAGTAAGTCTGAGAGCTGGAGTGACGAGCAGAAGCCCAGCTGGTCCCCGGCCCCGCCGCTGTCCCCGGGCCCCGCCACAGTGGGCGGCAGCAGGGGTGCAGCCTCGCTGTGGGTGCACAGAAGCCTGGGCGTGGAGGAGGGCCACCAGGAGGTTGAGCACAGAGCGAACAAGCTAGCGGACAGTCCGGGTCCGCTGCACGGAGGGACATCTTCTAGGTCAAGTGACACAAAACCAGTGCCCTCGTCGGATCCGGCTGAACTGTGGCCGCCCCAGGGAGGTGAGGAGCTGCCGGCCGTTTCCATCTCGGCGGAGCTGAGCGCAGCAGCCCCTCGGAAGGCGGGGGCCGGAGGGGAGAGGAGCCCGCCGCCGCAGCTCTCTCTTGCCAGCAAACCCCGAGGACTCTCGGCGCCGGACTTGAGGTCTGTGGGGCTGCCGCCCACACGAGAGCAGAGTGCCCAGAAATTAGATGGGTTTTTAGGGGAAGCGAGTGCAATAGAAATCCCCCCGAATGAGTCCCTTCAAGCGAGGGCTGCAAGGATCCTGGGCATCGAGGTGGCCGTGGAGTCCCTGCTGCCAGGCACCAGGAGAACGGGACAGAACCAGCACCCCGAGCCTGATGGGCGTGCCCTCGGGCCGGAGGCCACCAGGGAGGAGTCTGTGTCCAGCTCAGTCCCGCCGGATGACCCCCCGCTGTCTACTGACGCCTTTTATGGCAGGAGAAAgtgtggctggaccaaaagccctcTCTTTGTCGGGGAGAGGGACAGTGCCCGTTGGGCTCCCCTGGCCTCTGAGTACTCCAGCATGGACAGGACCGTCCCCAGCGAGGCCCCCAGCCCCGAGCCTCAGCccagcccccaggagccccagcccttCAATCACAAGGATGTGGGGACAAAACCACCCTTCAGGTCCACGCTGTTCCATTTTGTAGAAAGGACCCCAAGTGTGCCAGGCTCCGAAAAGCGGCTCAGAAGCACTTCCAAAGTGATCGAAAGTTTACAAGAGAAACTGGCCTCCCCCCCGAGGAGGGCAGACCCTGACCGCTTGATGAGGATGAAGGAGGTGAACTCCGTGTCTCGGATGAGACTCCTGAGCTCGCGGAGCGCGGACTCCGTGGACGAGGCCGAGGACCTGAAGGCCGAAAGGGGCCCCCGGGTGCCGCCTGGAGGCCCGGTGTCTCTGAAGGCCGGGAACAGCCCCCCTGTGTCCAGTGGCGGCTCCCCGCTGGAAGAAGATGGGCATCCGTCggcacagagggaggagaaggacgTCCTGCAGGACTTCTGGTGCCCAG